The genomic window ACGCGCCGGCAAGTCGATCCCCAAGCTCTTTGCGGCTGTTGGTGAGGCCGGTTTCAGGGAACTTGAGCACCAAGTCATCGCTGACCTCTTGACTCATGGTTCGGGGGTGGTGGCCTTGGGCGGTGGGGCCTTGACCAATCCGGGAAACCTCGACTTGGTCCAGGCCTATCTGGCGGCCGGCGGGGCCGTGGTCTTTTTGGACGTAACCCTGCCGGTGGCGATGAGTCGAATTGGCCATTCCCGCCGCCGTCCAATGCTGGCCAGTGGGGGTGGCGGCGGCGGGGCCGGCGGATCGGAGGCCCGCTGGCTCGAATTGGCCGCCCAGCGCCGCCCTGCCTTTGA from Micrococcales bacterium includes these protein-coding regions:
- a CDS encoding shikimate kinase gives rise to the protein MSGPLRPMPVLVGPMGSGKSVTGMALAALWQVPFSDADRLVERRAGKSIPKLFAAVGEAGFRELEHQVIADLLTHGSGVVALGGGALTNPGNLDLVQAYLAAGGAVVFLDVTLPVAMSRIGHSRRRPMLASGGGGGGAGGSEARWLELAAQRRPAFEAVATCTIQTDSLQPAEVAQAINDQLAAGSDT